A DNA window from Vigna unguiculata cultivar IT97K-499-35 chromosome 10, ASM411807v1, whole genome shotgun sequence contains the following coding sequences:
- the LOC114166231 gene encoding subtilisin-like protease SBT1.9 produces the protein MATHICLSLCLFYFATLTLAQSDNYIIHMDTSAMPKAFSTQHTWYQSTLSSALKNSKSTTNNLNSVLSSKLLYSYTNVINGFSANLSPKELEALKTSPGYVSFLRDLPAKRDTTHSPKFLGLNPHEGAWPAAQFGKDVIVGLVDTGIWPESESFRDEGIGAVPSRWKGQCESTIKCNRKLIGARFFNKGLLAKHPNITIGANSTRDTEGHGTHTSSTAAGSVVEGASYFGYASGSATGMASSARVAMYKALWEDGAYMSDIIAAIDGAISDGVDVLSLSFGFDDIPLYEDPVAIATFAAMQKNIFVSTSAGNEGPFLGRLHNGIPWVITVAAGTLDREFHGALTLGNGVQVTGMSLYHGNFSSGHVPIVFMGLCDRVKELAKVRSKIVVCEDNGTIIDVQVSNIYEANVVAAVFITNSSDSSFFLDNSFATIVVSTTDGEIVKAYIKSNNSSAKASMSFEMTVLDTKPAPSVDSYSSRGPSSSCPFVLKPDITAPGTSILAAWPQNLPVETFGTQNVFSNFNLLSGTSMACPHVAGVAALLRGAHPEWSVASIRSAIVTTSDMLDNTLGPIKDIGNDNKAASPLASGSGHINPNRALNPGLVYDVGVQDYVNLLCALGFTQRNITVITGTSSNDCSKPSLDLNYPSFIAFFNSNNSSTAQEFQRTVTHVGEGPASYAASFIPVEGYEVSVSPELLVFKEKYEKLSYTLRIEGPRKKKEKKVAFGYLIWTDLQHVVRSPIVVTTLKFDF, from the coding sequence ATGGCTACCCATATTTGTCTCTCTCTTTGCCTCTTCTACTTCGCAACCCTCACGTTGGCTCAGTCTGACAATTATATCATTCACATGGACACATCAGCCATGCCCAAAGCATTCTCCACCCAGCACACTTGGTACCAATCCACTCTTTCTTCAGCATTGAAAAATTCCAAATCCACCACTAATAATCTTAACTCTGTTCTTTCTTCCAAGCTTCTTTACTCCTACACCAATGTCATCAATGGTTTCAGCGCAAACCTTTCACCCAAAGAGCTTGAGGCTCTCAAAACCTCCCCCGGTTATGTTTCTTTCTTACGAGATTTACCGGCCAAGCGTGACACAACACACTCACCGAAATTTCTTGGCCTCAACCCCCATGAGGGGGCCTGGCCAGCGGCACAATTCGGCAAGGATGTCATTGTTGGTTTGGTGGACACTGGAATTTGGCCAGAAAGTGAAAGCTTCAGAGACGAGGGAATTGGTGCGGTTCCTTCACGATGGAAAGGCCAATGCGAAAGTACCATCAAATGCAACAGGAAGCTCATTGGAGCAAGGTTCTTCAACAAAGGGTTGTTGGCAAAGCACCCCAACATCACCATAGGTGCGAACTCAACACGTGACACTGAGGGTCATGGAACTCACACATCAAGCACTGCAGCTGGGAGCGTAGTCGAAGGTGCATCGTATTTCGGCTATGCTTCTGGATCAGCTACTGGAATGGCTTCAAGTGCGAGAGTTGCCATGTACAAAGCCCTGTGGGAAGATGGAGCTTACATGTCTGATATAATAGCTGCAATCGACGGTGCAATATCTGATGGGGTGGATGTTCTTTCCTTGTCATTTGGCTTCGATGATATACCTTTGTACGAGGATCCTGTTGCTATAGCAACGTTTGCAGCAATGCAGAAAAACATTTTTGTGTCGACTTCAGCAGGGAACGAAGGGCCTTTCCTCGGAAGACTTCACAATGGAATACCATGGGTCATAACTGTGGCTGCTGGCACTCTGGACCGTGAATTTCACGGGGCTCTTACTCTTGGCAATGGAGTCCAAGTAACCGGCATGTCTCTCTATCATGGAAACTTCTCCTCTGGCCATGTTCCAATTGTTTTCATGGGGTTGTGCGACAGAGTGAAGGAACTGGCCAAAGTGAGGAGCAAGATTGTGGTGTGCGAAGACAATGGAACAATCATTGATGTTCAAGTGTCAAACATTTATGAAGCAAACGTTGTCGCGGCAGTGTTCATAACAAATAGTTCCGACAGTTCGTTTTTCTTAGATAATAGCTTTGCAACAATTGTTGTTTCAACAACAGATGGGGAAATTGTGAAAGCTTACATCAAGAGCAATAACTCTAGTGCGAAAGCAAGCATGTCTTTTGAGATGACAGTTTTGGATACTAAACCAGCACCGAGTGTGGATAGTTACAGTTCCCGAGGGCCTTCGAGTAGTTGTCCATTTGTGTTGAAACCGGACATCACTGCTCCTGGTACTTCAATCTTAGCTGCATGGCCTCAAAATCTTCCGGTGGAAACGTTTGGGACCCAAAATGTTTTCAGTAACTTCAATTTGTTAAGTGGGACATCCATGGCATGCCCTCATGTTGCTGGTGTGGCAGCATTGTTAAGAGGAGCACACCCTGAATGGAGTGTTGCGTCCATTAGGTCAGCCATTGTTACAACATCAGACATGCTTGATAACACCTTGGGACCCATCAAAGACATCGGCAACGATAACAAAGCAGCCTCTCCTTTGGCATCTGGATCTGGTCACATCAACCCTAATAGAGCCCTTAACCCTGGACTTGTTTACGATGTTGGAGTTCAAGATTACGTTAATCTGCTCTGCGCTCTTGGCTTCACCCAAAGAAACATCACCGTCATCACCGGAACCTCTTCCAATGATTGTTCCAAACCTTCTTTGGATCTCAACTACCCTTCTTTTATTGCTTTTTTCAACAGCAACAATTCAAGTACAGCACAAGAATTTCAGAGAACAGTGACCCATGTTGGTGAGGGACCTGCAAGCTATGCTGCCAGCTTTATACCCGTGGAAGGGTACGAAGTTAGTGTGAGCCCTGAATTGTTAGTGTTCAAGGAGAAGTACGAGAAGTTGAGCTACACATTGAGAATTGAAGGTccgagaaagaagaaagagaagaaagttGCTTTTGGGTATCTCATTTGGACGGACCTCCAACATGTGGTTAGGAGTCCCATTGTGGTCACCACTCTCAAATTCGATTTCTAA